Proteins encoded in a region of the Heterodontus francisci isolate sHetFra1 chromosome 19, sHetFra1.hap1, whole genome shotgun sequence genome:
- the lrrn1 gene encoding leucine-rich repeat neuronal protein 1, whose product MCKKIYSIICHVMMGFLTLCLIEASPQSNECPQLCVCEIRPWFTPQSTYREAATVDCNDLRLTRIPSNLSADTQVLLLQSNNIAKTTDEFEQMFNLTELDLSQNNFTNIQDVGLTNLTQLTTLHLEENQIADMPDYCLQDLANLQELYINHNQINTISANAFSGLRNLLRLHLNSNKLRVIDSRWFESTPNLEILMIGENPVIGILDMNFKPLSNLRSLVLAGMELTEIPGNALVGLDSLESLSFYDNKLVKVPHLALQKVPALKFLDLNKNPVHKIQEGDFRNMLRLKELGINNMVELVSIDRYALDNLPELTKLEATNNPKLSYIHRYAFREVPSLESLMLNNNALNALYQKTVDNLPNLREVSIHSNPIRCDCVIQWMNSNKTTIRFMEPQSMFCAMPPEYRGQQVKEVLMQETAEQCLPMIAHDTFPNHLNVDVDMKISLDCRAMAEPEPEIYWVTPLGSKITVDTLSDKYKLSNEGTLEVSHIRIEDSGRYTCVAQNSEGADTRVATIRVNGTLLDGTQVLKIYVKQAESHSILVSWRVNSNVMTSNLKWSSATMKIDNPHITYTARVPVDVHEYNLTHLQPSTEYEVCLTVSNIHQQTQKSCVNVTTKGVAFALDIIDQGTSTALAAVMGSMFAIISIASIAVYIAKRLKRKNYHHSLKKYMQKTSSIPLNELYPPLINLWEGESEKEKDGSSDAKPTPVDTSRSYYVW is encoded by the coding sequence atgtgtaaAAAGATCTATTCTATCATTTGTCATGTAATGATGGGTTTTCTGACTCTTTGTCTAATTGAAGCTTCTCCGCAGTCTAATGAATGCCCTCAATTGTGTGTTTGTGAAATCCGGCCATGGTTCACACCACAGTCAACATACAGAGAAGCTGCTACTGTGGACTGCAATGATCTCCGGTTGACCAGAATTCCTAGCAACCTTTCCGCTGACACCCAGGTGCTCTTGCTTCAGAGCAACAATATTGCCAAGACAACTGATGAATTTGAGCAAATGTTCAACCTCACAGAGCTGGACCTCTCTCAAAATAATTTTACCAATATTCAAGACGTAGGCCTGACCAACCTTACTCAGCTCACTACTCTACACCTAGAGGAGAACCAGATAGCAGACATGCCTGATTATTGTCTACAGGATCTTGCCAATCTCCAGGAACTGTATATAAATCACAACCAGATTAATACTATATCTGCAAATGCCTTTTCTGGCTTAAGGAATTTACTGAGACTTCACCTAAATTCCAACAAATTAAGAGTGATTGACAGCCGTTGGTTTGAGTCTACCCCTAACTTGGAGATTCTCATGATTGGAGAAAACCCTGTAATTGGCATCCTGGATATGAACTTCAAACCTCTCAGCAATCTGAGAAGTTTGGTTTTAGCAGGAATGGAACTGACAGAAATCCCTGGAAATGCTTTAGTGGGATTGGATAGTCTAGAAAGTCTCTCATTCTATGATAATAAACTGGTAAAAGTGCCTCATCTTGCACTACAGAAGGTGCCAGCCTTGAAATTCCTGGATTTAAACAAGAACCCCGTTCATAAAATTCAAGAAGGTGACTTCAGAAACATGCTTCGTTTGAAAGAACTTGGTATTAACAATATGGTTGAACTTGTTTCTATCGACAGATATGCACTGGATAACCTACCTGAACTTACAAAATTGGAAGCTACAAATAACCCTAAATTATCATACATTCATCGCTATGCGTTTCGGGAAGTTCCTTCCCTTGAAAGCCTGATGCTTAATAACAATGCATTAAATGCATTGTATCAAAAGACTGTGGATAATCTCCCCAATCTACGTGAAGTAAGCATTCACAGTAACCCAATCAGGTGTGACTGTGTTATTCAATGGATGAATTCAAACAAAACAACCATTCGGTTCATGGAGCCTCAGTCGATGTTTTGTGCTATGCCGCCAGAATACAGAGGGCAACAAGTTAAAGAAGTTCTCATGCAGGAGACTGCAGAACAATGTCTTCCAATGATTGCGCATGACACCTTTCCAAATCATCTGAACGTAGATGTTGATATGAAAATTTCCTTAGATTGTCGTGCTATGGCAGAGCCTGAACCTGAAATCTACTGGGTCACACCACTCGGAAGTAAAATCACAGTAGACACTCTGTCAGATAAATATAAGCTGAGCAACGAGGGGACTCTTGAGGTTTCTCACATCCGCATTGAGGACTCTGGCCGATATACCTGCGTTGCTCAAAACTCTGAAGGAGCTGATACAAGAGTTGCAACCATTCGAGTTAATGGAACCCTCCTAGATGGAACTCAGGTTCTGAAAATATATGTGAAGCAAGCTGAATCCCACTCTATCTTAGTTTCATGGAGAGTGAACTCAAATGTTATGACTTCCAATTTGAAATGGTCTTCAGCCACCATGAAGATTGATAACCCTCACATTACATACACCGCAAGGGTCCCTGTTGATGTCCATGAATATAACCTGACGCATCTGCAACCTTCTACAGAATACGAGGTCTGTCTTACTGTATCTAACATCCACCAGCAGACTCAGAAATCATGTGTCAACGTTACTACAAAGGGTGTGGCATTCGCACTGGACATCATTGACCAGGGAACAAGCACAGCTCTAGCAGCCGTAATGGGCTCAATGTTTGCCATCATTAGCATTGCCTCAATAGCTGTTTACATTGCCAAACGCCTTAAGCGGAAAAACTACCACCATTCGCTGAAGAAGTACATGCAGAAGACCTCCTCCATTCCCTTGAATGAGCTTTATCCGCCACTTATAAATTTAtgggaaggagagagtgagaaggaAAAAGATGGCTCTTCCGACGCGAAGCCTACACCCGTTGACACATCAAGAAGCTACTATGTGTGGTAA